In Bacillus cereus ATCC 14579, a single window of DNA contains:
- a CDS encoding GNAT family N-acetyltransferase, with translation MKIREALLSEANELSELALHSKATWNYSEEFILACKEDLTITEEYIKNNFVYVLVNDNAKIGFFSFLRNDKALDFLYIHPHYKGKGYGKILWEYVIEKANELGLKSFTIDSDPNAKGYYLKMGAQLIGETPSTVFKGRVLPLLKYDV, from the coding sequence ATGAAGATAAGAGAAGCATTATTAAGTGAAGCAAATGAATTAAGTGAACTCGCACTGCATTCAAAAGCAACGTGGAATTATAGTGAAGAATTCATACTTGCTTGTAAGGAAGATTTAACAATTACGGAAGAGTACATAAAAAATAATTTTGTATATGTTTTAGTAAACGATAATGCGAAGATTGGTTTTTTCTCATTTTTACGTAATGATAAAGCTCTCGATTTCTTGTACATTCATCCTCATTACAAAGGAAAAGGTTACGGGAAAATACTTTGGGAGTATGTAATAGAAAAAGCCAATGAACTAGGATTAAAAAGTTTTACAATTGATAGTGATCCGAATGCAAAAGGATATTACTTGAAAATGGGAGCACAGTTAATAGGAGAGACACCATCAACTGTCTTTAAGGGTCGTGT